A segment of the Chlamydiales bacterium STE3 genome:
TCCTAGCTGAAGCTCACAGCCAATTGCTCGGTAAAAGTTGCTTTGTGAAATCATCTTCGGTTGGACAGAAACAATCACCGTTCCATCGCGATGTAAAGAAATGTTTTGAGGAAAGGCAACAGGGCGGCGTTTAATTTCTGTAATATCTCTGAAAGATTCCTCAAAAGGGGGGATACCCTTTCCTATATAAGAAGTGGCAAGGTTAACAAGGCGCTGACAGGGATCTATCTCATTCCAAGCATCCTCAGTTAAAGAAACACGAATTGTATCTCCAATGCCATCGAGTAATAACGAGCCGATTCCCATCGCTGACTTAACACGACCATCCTCTCCTTGTCCAGCCTCTGTAACTCCTAAATGAAGAGGGTAGTCCCAACCTAAGATATTCATTTCAGCAACGAGCAAGCGGTAGGCTTGAATCATGACTTGGGGATTAGAAGATTTCATAGAAAAAATAAAATCATGAAAATTATTTTTTCTACAAACTCGCGCAAATTCCAGTGCGGACTCTAACATCCCCCGAGGGCTATCGCCAAATCGATTCATAATACGATCAGACAAAGAACCATGGTTTGTGCCAATGCGCAAAGCTTTTTTCAGCAATTTGCACTTTTCCACAAGGGGGGTAAATTTTTCCTCAATCTTTTCCAGCTCTAGGGCATAGGTATGATCATCATAATCGATAATTTTAAATGAAGCGCGTTTGTCGATATAGTTCCCAGGATTAATGCGCACCTTATCTGCAAACTCGACTACTTTCATGGCAGCAGGAGGATAAAAATGGATATCAGCTACTAAGGGAACTGCATATCCCTTTTTCAAAAGGCCATTTTTAATGGCTTCAAATGCTTCAGCCTCCTTCATCCCTTGAACAGTGATCCTGACAATTTCACAACCAGCATCTACAAGTCTGATAACCTGATCAATTGTCCCTTCAACGTCACGTGTGTTAGATGTCGTCATCGACTGAATGCGAATAGGATTAGCCCCACCTACACCGACATCACCAACGCGCACTTCTCGTGTTCGCCAGCGTTTAGTTGTAAATACTGACTCGCAATATTTAATCATTTATAACCAGAAGAAATTTTTGTAATATTCAAAAATACCTATTAACTCGATTATAATCAATTTAAATGAAAATCCCTAATCGGAGGAAATGAAGGCTAGCCTAGTTTTCTAATTCATTGTATACTATTGAAAAAACTTACTTTTATGATGCTATCCCACCATTTCGAACTTAACTTTATTCATAAACTTCAAGCAACCCTGCGCTCCCCCTTCATGGATTATTTCTTCTTAACATGGAATTTTGTCGATACATTCAACTTCCTCCTCCTCCTCATTGCAGCAGCATGGTACCTTATCGATAAACGCTTTGGCATTCGATTATTTGTGATCTTTACGCTAAGCGCATTTTTCAATAGTTTCTTTAAAAATTTATTTAATCTCCCCAGACCGAGTCAAATAGATCCCTCAGTCGGGCTGCTTTATTTTTCGTCTGCAGGATTTCCAAGCGGAGCCGCGCAAACTGCTTTCTTAATCGCAGGAATAATATGTACTGAATACAAGGAGAAGATCTACCGTGCGGGTGCTGTGGTCTTTGCTCTTTTGCTCTGTTTTTCGCGCATTTATCTGGGCGCCCATTTTTTTAGCGACATTGCAGGAGGTCTTATCGTCGGCAGCCTTTTGCTTTGGATCTATAAAAAGTGGCTTCCTGTAGCTGAAGGGTACGGGAAGGGTGTTTTCTTCATGCTTTCATTGCTTTTACTTTATGCTAACCAGCCAGCGTTAGGGTGGCTTTCTCTAGGGGTAGCTACAGGTATTTCTCTTGATAATGACCGCATTATTTACTTAGACTCTTTGCCTATACGACTTTTAAAGGCTTTAACAGCTGTTAGTGGGGTTTGCCTTCTTATGGCTGTAAAAAGCGTTTACGTTGAACAGAATTTAGTCCTTACCTTTTTGGGTGGCCTTTGGTTTAGCTACCTAGGAGCTTTTATCACGCAAAAAATCCTCGAAAAGATCCGAAAGTCCCCCCTCCTTTTCAAGTAATTTTTTTGGAGGGCTACTAGGAATCTAACTATTGGGAATTCTGCTTTGCGAAGATATTTAGCAGCTTATAGTATATTTTTATGTGACCATACTGAAGTGCAAGAGATGGACACTGTGAGCACAGCTTTATTCCCCGATCAATATGATAGTCTATCCCCTCATCCCAACCGAGCTTTATGCATTCATGGAGAGTATCTTGGCTCATCTCAAAGCCATATTGAATTAATACATTTGCAACATCTTCGCGGTAGAGGAAAAGTGCTTGTTGAATGGGAGTCATCTTTCCATAAAGGATGTAGGCCTCATATTTTAGATTTGCCCCTGTATAACGATAGTGGAATTGCCAATTTCTTAACGTTAGATAGCGACATATTGGCTCCATGATTGCAGGGTCACAGTATTGTGGGTACAAAGCTAAGCCTAAAATACTTACCGACTCGTTACTTCTATTGGAATTGGCATTGGTTTCAAAGATCTCTTTGAGTTTGCTTACTTGGATGTTATCTAACATGAAAGACAATAATTCAGGATCTTGGAACCTGATTGCGGTGTGAAAAGGTGTCGTTTCATAAACGTCGGCTTCTTGAATTAAACTTTTATATCTCCAAATTGCTGGCTGCTCCTCCTTAAGTAATAAATAAAAAATTTCCAAGTTATGCGTTTCGAGAGCATAGGTTAAAGGATCCCATTGATTAGGATTTTCAAAAATCAAAAATTCTTCATAGAAGCGAGACAATTTTTCATAAGGGTCATTTTTTGCATATAAATTCAGAAAAGAGAGTAGAAAGATCGTGAGTAGTCGAAAAAACATAGTGATGTCATTTTTAAGTTTATAGGCTAGTTTGCGCCACTTTGGCAGCAAAAAAATTTTTTGTCAAATGAGACGAGGGAACCTTAGGGCTTCTCGATTTGGATTTTTGGCTTTAGATTCAGTTAATTTTATTTATTAATTGACAAAAACAATACCTTTATGATAGATTTAATAAAAAAGTTAAATAACTATGTTTTTTTTCAAAAAATTTTCCAATTTGCCAAAAACACTTCACGACCCAGTGCTTTTTCCTGTGCTATCTTTTAACCTAGTCGTCGTGCGCTAGGCGCACATACCAACTTTCCTTTTCGCCTCCATTTCCTACTCAGAAGTCAATGTTCAAATTAGCTTAAACGCTGCAATAAAAAAATTTTAAGATAAGGTCACTTTTATGAAAAGGCTACTTCAATCAGAATCTATAGCGATTGGTCTCGCCATGTTCTCCATGTTTTTTGGCGCTGGGAACATTATTTTTCCATTAGCCGTTGGTCAGTACGCTGGAGATAAAAATCTCTTTGCCATTCTAGGGCTTCTTCTAACCGCTGTTGCCATGCCGATAACAGGTTTAATCGCCATGTTGTTATATGAAGGAGATTACCACCAATTTTTTGGCAGACTTGGGAAAGTGCCCGGCTTCCTAATCGCTCTGATGATCATTAGCCTTTTAGGGCCACTTGGTTCAACACCAAGATGTATTGCTCTTGCGTACACAACACTCAAAAGCACCTTTCCCCAATTATCCCAAATTTTCTTTAGTGCCTGCTCCTGCTTTCTCATTTTTCTTTTCACAATCCGCAGAAGCAATCTCCTAAAGCTTCTAGGCTGGGTATTAACCCCCTTTTTATTGGTTTCTTTGGCAACAATCATTGTTATGGGTCTATTTACTCCTCCCACCTCATTACAACTCGTCAATGAATCATCGAAAAAGCTATTTTGGCATGGGCTGAAAGAAGGCTATAATACGATGGATTTGCTGGCTGCTTTTTTTTTCTCCTCAACGATCCTATCGACGCTTCGCCTAAGAGTTATAGAACAGGGCTGTTTTAACGCAAGCCCCATCAAAATAGCCTTATCCGCCAGTATCGTTGGCGCAGCATTGTTAGCTGCCGTTTACTTAGGATTTAGCTATTTGGCGGCTTTTCACGGAGCAGACCTTCATTTGACTGCAAAAGATGAGATCCTTGCAGCCATTACCTTTAAGATTGCTGGGCCCCATGCAGGGATCCTCGTTTGCTTAACCATTGCTTTAGCCTGCTTAACTACAGCCATAGCTTTAATTTCGGCATTTACAGACTTTATCCATAAAGAAGTTCTCAGCACAAAAATAAGTTATCAATCCACTTTGATCGCCTCATTGCTGATCACCTTTTTCATCTCCACATTCGAATTTTCGGGAATTTCAGCTTTCTTGAGCCCTATTCTGCAGACTTGTTACCCAGGCTTAATCGTGTTGACCTTTTTAAATATTGCTTTCAGATTGAAGAAGGTCCAGCCTATCTAAAGTTCCGGGTTTTTTATGTTTGCCTTAGAAAGTTATCTCTATTTTTAAATCTTTGATTGAATCCTAGAATCATTCTGCCACCTCCCTCATTTAAATCCAGCTTAGCTTAAGCTAGATGGGGAGGGCAGGTTTAGGACAAGGTCAAAAACTTAGGACGTTAGTAGTTTTTGTAGTTCTTCCATGAATAGCAACTTGCGAGAGTGCCTATCTTGAAAATCTTTCAACTGATCAAAAAATAATTTTTCATTAGCCATCTTAGCCAAATCTCTGAGTGTTGCTAATAAGTCTAAAGCCTTGTTATAGCTTGAAGAGTGCCTTTGTGTCATAAATAATTCTATTTGTTCCCAAACTAATAATTCGCTTCCAATCAGTTCATTGAAACGTTTTTGTTTAATCAATTTATTGACTCTTTCTTCCTCAGCTAACTTAGCTGCTGCTTTTGCCTGCTCCATTATACAATGCTCTTCTGCTACCTTTTTGTACTCGCAACATAATTCACCGACAGTACGCAAAGAATCCATTTTTTTCTGATTCAAAGGATTAGAGAGGTTGAAATGCCTGATCAAATGAATCACTGGGTAGTAGTCCCCGTTAATGCTCCCTTCCAAAATATCTCCTAAAAATTTCTCTTTATCCTCGGCGGACATCTGTTTAAGCCAAGAACGAAGATCGAGGGATTCTGCTTTTTTTCCATCGCTGCAAGCACTTTTTACTGTTGCCACTTTAAGCAAGTCCTGGTCAATACGCAAAAATTTCGCCAAATCCTGTAAGCTCTGACTCAACGTCGAAAGACCAGGGGGAACAGCAGGTTCTAGGACGTGATCTGCATAGCAGCCATTTTGCATGTTGGCAAGCCATCCGAGATAAAGGCACCTTAAATCACCTCGATCAAGCTCTTCCCTTAAACTCAAAAAAGAAGAGAGCCGAATCCCCTCTTCCTCATGCAGAGTTCCTTGTGAAGAAAACTCAATAAAAATTTGCTCGTTGTTTGTTCTGGCAGAGGCATTTGTCCCATTACAATAAGAGACTACCGTTTCATAATCTGTAAAGGAGGGAGGCATGCGAAATTTTAAGGAGCGTGAACCACAACTAGAGTGATAGAAAAAAGCATCAAAGTACTTTTCTAACCAAAGATCTTCATCACCTTTAAAATGGCTCCAGGTATAAGCATTGCTAAAACTATTAGGAGTAATTTCCGCACGTGTCGAACAGGTGCGTAGCTCTTCCATTTCCTTATCAGTTAAAAAACAATCAATCGCTTGAAACTCATAGTAGTGGTATTCGTCCATCAACTAATTCCCAATCTTTTCTTAAGCTAGTAAAATATAGCGCTTAAGAGAAATTTCCCTCTACTGCCTATTTGCTTGATAGGCTATTTTAAGCGCTTATCATGCTAAATTTCTTAGCTAAAGGGGCCTGTGTTGAATAATTCAGTTTGGTGATCGGGTGGATTTCTTTCTATTGAGAGATCAAAGCGATCAATTTTTTTTGACATTGTCCTCTTCTTTGACTCCATTTAAGAGAACTCCCTTCCAATTATTTGCATGTAAAGCCTCTTTCAGATTTTTTGGCTTAAAGCTATGAGTGTTGACCAATCATCTGACTGCACATTCCCATCTGCAATTTTATTTAGTTTTTTAATGCCACGCTTTTTGCACTGGTGGATAATCTGCCATCCTTTTTTCCCGTTATAAATCGATCGAGAAGCAACCATCTCTCCGTTGCATGAGCTACTTCTGTCTCCAGGCTTATTATCCACATGAATGGATGCCAAGCAAAAAGGACAATGATTTCGGAAGCTTCCATTTTGCAATGGCAACACGTCTTGATGGCAAATTGCACAAACAAAATGTACGTTTTTATCTTTTTTGCTCATTTCCTACCCTTCTTGAAGTTGTTTAAGCAACGCATCAAGAAAGTAGGGTTCCGTTTAGGTCTTCCCATTACACACAGTCCTCGGGCTTATCTAAACTAGTGACAAATTCACCGCTATTCCTGTAGGGTTTGCGATTATTTTTAGCTCCAGCTTCATTGTGGCAAAAGTATTATAAAAATGTCGTAAAAACGAAAAAGCATTTGCAAAACACCC
Coding sequences within it:
- a CDS encoding putative branched-chain amino acid transport system II carrier protein (Product derived from UniProtKB/Trembl:Q6MD58;Gene name derived from UniProtKB/Trembl:Q6MD58) — its product is MKRLLQSESIAIGLAMFSMFFGAGNIIFPLAVGQYAGDKNLFAILGLLLTAVAMPITGLIAMLLYEGDYHQFFGRLGKVPGFLIALMIISLLGPLGSTPRCIALAYTTLKSTFPQLSQIFFSACSCFLIFLFTIRRSNLLKLLGWVLTPFLLVSLATIIVMGLFTPPTSLQLVNESSKKLFWHGLKEGYNTMDLLAAFFFSSTILSTLRLRVIEQGCFNASPIKIALSASIVGAALLAAVYLGFSYLAAFHGADLHLTAKDEILAAITFKIAGPHAGILVCLTIALACLTTAIALISAFTDFIHKEVLSTKISYQSTLIASLLITFFISTFEFSGISAFLSPILQTCYPGLIVLTFLNIAFRLKKVQPI
- a CDS encoding 4-hydroxy-3-methylbut-2-en-1-yl diphosphate synthase (Product derived from UniProtKB/Swiss-Prot:Q6MD85;Gene name derived from UniProtKB/Swiss-Prot:Q6MD85;EC number derived from UniProtKB/Swiss-Prot:Q6MD85), translating into MIKYCESVFTTKRWRTREVRVGDVGVGGANPIRIQSMTTSNTRDVEGTIDQVIRLVDAGCEIVRITVQGMKEAEAFEAIKNGLLKKGYAVPLVADIHFYPPAAMKVVEFADKVRINPGNYIDKRASFKIIDYDDHTYALELEKIEEKFTPLVEKCKLLKKALRIGTNHGSLSDRIMNRFGDSPRGMLESALEFARVCRKNNFHDFIFSMKSSNPQVMIQAYRLLVAEMNILGWDYPLHLGVTEAGQGEDGRVKSAMGIGSLLLDGIGDTIRVSLTEDAWNEIDPCQRLVNLATSYIGKGIPPFEESFRDITEIKRRPVAFPQNISLHRDGTVIVSVQPKMISQSNFYRAIGCELQLGIPKIKISTADCLAIREPVREQDSLKILENLKSIGISVFSAQASEGEVRISSLRERLGKNAERSSLEFFVPALAPKIPEVVVVSDETPEQWEALDFLNPTLLILAPQDNRLHYARHFFDWLQSKRNKLPVILNFKYDCAPEDLIITASAECGALLCDGLGDGLWLEGPYDIELLRTLSFNILQAARMRTSKTDFISCPSCGRTLFDLQDVTNRIRSRTSHLPGVKIAIMGCIVNGPGEMADADFGYVGSKPGMIDLYIGKQCVEKDISFAEADDRLIELIKKQGRWVEPDLTLV
- a CDS encoding hypothetical protein (Product derived from UniProtKB/Trembl:X1M3T2), with protein sequence MSKKDKNVHFVCAICHQDVLPLQNGSFRNHCPFCLASIHVDNKPGDRSSSCNGEMVASRSIYNGKKGWQIIHQCKKRGIKKLNKIADGNVQSDDWSTLIALSQKI
- a CDS encoding Uncharacterized protein (Product derived from UniProtKB/Trembl:A0A011NZN6), with product MDEYHYYEFQAIDCFLTDKEMEELRTCSTRAEITPNSFSNAYTWSHFKGDEDLWLEKYFDAFFYHSSCGSRSLKFRMPPSFTDYETVVSYCNGTNASARTNNEQIFIEFSSQGTLHEEEGIRLSSFLSLREELDRGDLRCLYLGWLANMQNGCYADHVLEPAVPPGLSTLSQSLQDLAKFLRIDQDLLKVATVKSACSDGKKAESLDLRSWLKQMSAEDKEKFLGDILEGSINGDYYPVIHLIRHFNLSNPLNQKKMDSLRTVGELCCEYKKVAEEHCIMEQAKAAAKLAEEERVNKLIKQKRFNELIGSELLVWEQIELFMTQRHSSSYNKALDLLATLRDLAKMANEKLFFDQLKDFQDRHSRKLLFMEELQKLLTS